The bacterium sequence GAAAACGAGGTTTGGATGGCACATAATAATGGTTAAAGGTAAGAGGAAAAATCCAAACCTGAAATCTTTTGAGGAAGAGAAGGAGAGAATAACTGACCTCTTGCGTAGAAAGAAGCAAAGAGAACTCGTAGACAAGTTCCTTGAGAATTTGAAGAATGAGGCTAACATACAATTTAACCCCGATGCAGTAAAAATTGTTCTTCGTGAGCTCTCGACGCTTCCGCCACCAGAAAAGTATATGCAACCCAATGCTCCACAGCCGAAGGGACCTCAGTATACTGATGAGGAAAAATCGATGAAATTGTGCACATGGAAAGGCGGTTCATGGACTATCGCACAATTTGATTCCGCTTTCAACACTATTCCGCCCTTCAGACGAGGGAAGTATACCAACGAGGATGAGCTTAGAGACCTTGTTTTCGCCATGTTGCAGCCCACATTACTCGAGCAGAAGGCACTTGAAATGGGTGTGGACAAGTCTGAGGAGTATAACGACTACCTGAAAAGAGACCTCGAAAGAAGAATGATCGACATCTACAAGCGGAAGATAATGGATGTGAACATCACCGATGAAATGGTCAGGAAATACTATGAGGAGAATAAAGATTCGTTCATGACCCCAGCCACCATAAAGGCTATCGAGATTCAGGTAGCGACAGAGGACGAGGCCAAGAAACTTATCGATAGAATAAAGAAGGGCGAGGACGCCAAGGAATTAGCGAAGAAATACACATTAAGGACATATGTTAAGGACCGGGGAGGAGAACTCGAGCTTACCGAAAGGCGCTATCCCGAGCTATACAGAGCGGCACAGCAAATCAATCCGGGCGATGTGTATCCTGCTCCTATTCCGTTCCAGGGCAAATACTCTGTGATAAAGGTTATAGAAAAGATTCCGCCTCAGCCAAGACCATTTGAGCGCGTTGCAAGAATAGCAAGAAGCAGATTGCGCGTAAAGCTCAGAAACAAGGCATACAAGGATTGGATCGAAAAAGCTAAGAAGAAGTATGGTTTCAAAATCTATGAGAAAAACATAGCGAAAACCATCGATAAAAGTAAATACGAGGGCAAAGAAGAGGAAAAAGCTAAGACACCGGCAAGCTGAATCGTTGGTTAGTAGTTGGTAGTGAGAGTGAGGGCATCCTCTTGTGGGATGCCCTTTTTTAATCGTTTGCGCAGTTTGTCAAACGAGATATCTTTAAATTAATGAGGTATTTGATATACACATTAACCATTATTCTTGCTGTTTCGGCATTTATCGGATGTGGCAAGTCAGAGCGCAAGGTAGCAAAGGCTGATTCAAAAACCTTAACTGTCTACGAATTTGTGGAGCAGGTTCCGAAGGAATACCGCGGTAAGATTTCGAAGGAGCAATGGATAAAAATTGCTCATGATTGGATTGATGAACAGCTTCTGGCGTTGTTCGCGGAAAGGAAAGGTGCTGACTCTGACGACGAGGTTAGGCGACGACTCGATGAGGCAAGACGCCACATTTTGATAGATTACCTTCGACAGAAAGTTTTGAGCGCGCAGATAGAAATAACACCTGAGATGATCAACGAATATTATGAATCCCACAAAAGCGATTATATCCGTGAATCGGATGAGATTAAGGCACTCTATATAAGCGTGGACAACAAAAGTTATGCTGACTCTGTCAAAAAAGCCTTGAAATCTGGAGCAAGCTTTTGCGAGGTTGCCAGAAGATTTTCGAGTTCGTATTCCCCAAGGGATAGTTGTTATATAGGATGGTTCACGAGGAATGACCTTTTGCCTGAACTCGTTAAGCCTGTTTTTAATGCTAATGTCGGAGATGTAGTTGGTCCCGTCAAAGCGCAGGGAAACTATCATTTCTTCATGATTCTGGAAAAGAAAAAGGAAGGTACTTTGAGGCCTCTGGATGAGGTAAGGTCGGAAATAAGAAACCAGCTTTTCACTCTCAAGCTTAACGAGAGATTGACCAAAATCGTAGATTCGCTTCGAACATCAAGCGATATAGCGGTAGATACCGCTTTAATAGATTCCATAGCAAACTCGTTCAAATGAGCGATGATTTAAGAAAAATAGAGGTGGGCGAGAAAATCCTTGGATTTTTCGTTATCAGGAAAATTGAACAACGGGTGAAGGAGGGACAACATTATCTATCACTTGAAGTTGGTAACTCGTCAGGCAGAATAAACGGCACATACTGGGGAGACGACGCACAAGAACTATATAAGATGCTTTCTCAAGGAAGCGTGGTAAAGATTATGGGCGAAGGCATGGAATATGGTGGTAAGAGCTGGCTTTCCATTCAGAAAATAAGATTGGCTGAACCTAACGAAGTAGAAATAGAACAACTGCTGCCCAAGGGGCGGTATTCTTCTGATGTGTTATGGAAACAAGTAGAAAAATACATAAACTTACTTGAGGACGAGTGGCTGAAGAAGCTTGCTACTTCGATATTTTCTGACGGCGAATTTAGAGATAAGTTTTTGACATATCCCGCTGCAAAACTGTGGCATGGTGCGTATTTGGGCGGTCTTGCGGAGCACACACTAAGGGTAACGGCGGTCTGCAAAAAAGTCAGCGAATTTTATTCTCCGTGCAGGCGTGACCTTCTCATTTGTGGAGCACTACTTCACGACATTGGCAAGGTCGATGAGCTGAGTATTGCGGGCTTTTTCGATTATTCTGTTAAAGGCAGATTGCTTGGTCATACAGTGCTTGGTGTGATGAGGGTGGTAGAAAGTGCATCCAGGATTGATGGCTTTCCTGACGAGTTGCTCGACGAGGTAGTCCACATGATTTTATCCCATCACGGCGATGCAGAACGCGGAGCTGCGATAAGGCCTATGACTATTGAAGCTATTATTCTTCATCATGCAGACTTACTTGATTCCCAGGCTGCTGGTGTGGAGCATATCATCGAGAAGGAATTACCTAAGGGTAAGCAGTTCTCAAAGTATATAAATCTTTTGAATAGATTTATTTATCTTGATGGGTACAGGAATGACACCAATGAATGAATACGAGACTCAGCAAGAGGTCATAAAAATATCGTTTCCCCAGTTTCAGCGTAGAAAAAAGATAACGCTTAATTTGATTCTTTTTGTGATAACGCTTTTCACCACGACCTTCGCGGGCGCTATGATGGAAGGAGCTGGGCGCACGGGGATTTTGTGGTACATTTCGGGTTTAAAGTTTTCGTTGCCACTCATGCTGATTCTTGGCATTCACGAAACCGGACATTATCTCGCTGCAAAATATCACAATATCCGTGCTACCTTGCCGTATTTCATTCCTGCACCCACTTTGATAGGAACATTCGGTGCGTTTATAAAAATTAAAGAACCTATAAAGTACCGCGATACTCTTATGGATGTTGGTGCAGCGGGACCTTTGGCTGGTTTTTTCGCTGCACTGCCTATACTTTTCTGGGGTGTTTGGCACTCAAAGATAGTAATGATAACAAAACCTGCGGTAGGATTGCGATTGGGTGGTTCAATAATTCTTGTCGCGGTTGTAAAAGCTATTCACGGGACAATACCATCCGGGTATGACCTACAGCTTTCGGCGCCTGCTTTCGCAGCATGGTTGGGGCTTTTCGTGACATCGCTTAATTTGCTCCCTATAGGTCAGCTCGATGGTGGACATATAATGTATGCTTTACTTGGCGATGAAAAGGCTAATGTGGTTTCGAAAATAGTTTTTTTCTCGCTTCTTCCGCTCGGCATATTTTGGCCCGGCTGGATAATATGGGCATTTTTATTGTACTTCGTTCTCGGGCTAAAACACCCACCAATAATTTATCCGAGCATGTCGCTTGACTGGCGTAGGAAATTTTTAGGGTGGTTTTGTATATTTATTTTCATAAT is a genomic window containing:
- a CDS encoding peptidylprolyl isomerase — protein: MMRHSVKLVLVVLAVAVLIAGCGPKPNVLGKAGKYQITVEDLDKLIGPRAFRSYEDELNVKKQAVQRALEEKLILTAAYNERYDTLPEIKQFVESNKKSRLLQALYDIEIVKKAKDIPEDEVKSAYEMMKEEINAAHILVDSKELADSIYKMLKNGASFEELAAKYSLDRATKDRGGDLGWFTAFTMDPDFEKAAFALNPGQFSEPVKTRFGWHIIMVKGKRKNPNLKSFEEEKERITDLLRRKKQRELVDKFLENLKNEANIQFNPDAVKIVLRELSTLPPPEKYMQPNAPQPKGPQYTDEEKSMKLCTWKGGSWTIAQFDSAFNTIPPFRRGKYTNEDELRDLVFAMLQPTLLEQKALEMGVDKSEEYNDYLKRDLERRMIDIYKRKIMDVNITDEMVRKYYEENKDSFMTPATIKAIEIQVATEDEAKKLIDRIKKGEDAKELAKKYTLRTYVKDRGGELELTERRYPELYRAAQQINPGDVYPAPIPFQGKYSVIKVIEKIPPQPRPFERVARIARSRLRVKLRNKAYKDWIEKAKKKYGFKIYEKNIAKTIDKSKYEGKEEEKAKTPAS
- a CDS encoding peptidyl-prolyl cis-trans isomerase — encoded protein: MRYLIYTLTIILAVSAFIGCGKSERKVAKADSKTLTVYEFVEQVPKEYRGKISKEQWIKIAHDWIDEQLLALFAERKGADSDDEVRRRLDEARRHILIDYLRQKVLSAQIEITPEMINEYYESHKSDYIRESDEIKALYISVDNKSYADSVKKALKSGASFCEVARRFSSSYSPRDSCYIGWFTRNDLLPELVKPVFNANVGDVVGPVKAQGNYHFFMILEKKKEGTLRPLDEVRSEIRNQLFTLKLNERLTKIVDSLRTSSDIAVDTALIDSIANSFK
- a CDS encoding HD domain-containing protein, producing the protein MSDDLRKIEVGEKILGFFVIRKIEQRVKEGQHYLSLEVGNSSGRINGTYWGDDAQELYKMLSQGSVVKIMGEGMEYGGKSWLSIQKIRLAEPNEVEIEQLLPKGRYSSDVLWKQVEKYINLLEDEWLKKLATSIFSDGEFRDKFLTYPAAKLWHGAYLGGLAEHTLRVTAVCKKVSEFYSPCRRDLLICGALLHDIGKVDELSIAGFFDYSVKGRLLGHTVLGVMRVVESASRIDGFPDELLDEVVHMILSHHGDAERGAAIRPMTIEAIILHHADLLDSQAAGVEHIIEKELPKGKQFSKYINLLNRFIYLDGYRNDTNE
- a CDS encoding site-2 protease family protein gives rise to the protein MNEYETQQEVIKISFPQFQRRKKITLNLILFVITLFTTTFAGAMMEGAGRTGILWYISGLKFSLPLMLILGIHETGHYLAAKYHNIRATLPYFIPAPTLIGTFGAFIKIKEPIKYRDTLMDVGAAGPLAGFFAALPILFWGVWHSKIVMITKPAVGLRLGGSIILVAVVKAIHGTIPSGYDLQLSAPAFAAWLGLFVTSLNLLPIGQLDGGHIMYALLGDEKANVVSKIVFFSLLPLGIFWPGWIIWAFLLYFVLGLKHPPIIYPSMSLDWRRKFLGWFCIFIFIITFTPVPFG